The Crocosphaera subtropica ATCC 51142 genome includes a window with the following:
- a CDS encoding dipeptide epimerase yields MRLTIQPFTVHKRFPLTISRGTTAKNTNLWIKIESEGIEGWGEASPFSVVKESKINSVQLQQELTRIIPELEKFNPLQRQEIETVLLENNIKSSLRAAIDTALYDWLGKKVNLPLWKLWGLKGDRLFSISVTIGISSPDKAVERVRNWLNFMEVKLLKIKLGSPEGIEADKAMILAIRQETPHLPLTVDANGGWTLKEAILMSDWLEKQNVKYIEQPLNVGYEENLPRLYERSPLPIFVDESCFNSEDIIKLSPSIHGINIKLMKAGGITEVMRMISIAKACKLQIMYGCYSDSSLANTAMTHLATYANYLDLDSHLNLIDDPFQGVTLKDGKLMLSDLPGLGVNCNQ; encoded by the coding sequence ATGCGTCTCACCATTCAACCTTTTACGGTTCATAAACGTTTTCCTTTAACTATCAGTCGAGGAACCACAGCAAAAAATACTAATTTATGGATAAAAATAGAATCAGAAGGGATAGAAGGATGGGGAGAAGCCTCTCCTTTTTCTGTAGTCAAAGAAAGTAAAATAAATAGTGTTCAATTACAACAAGAATTAACTCGAATTATTCCTGAGTTAGAAAAATTTAATCCTTTACAAAGACAAGAAATAGAAACCGTTTTATTAGAAAATAATATTAAGTCTTCTCTTCGGGCTGCTATTGACACTGCTTTGTATGATTGGTTAGGAAAAAAGGTCAATTTACCCCTATGGAAACTGTGGGGATTAAAAGGCGATCGCTTGTTTTCTATTTCTGTTACCATTGGAATTAGTTCTCCAGATAAAGCAGTCGAAAGAGTGAGAAACTGGCTTAATTTTATGGAGGTTAAACTCTTAAAAATTAAGTTAGGATCTCCAGAGGGAATAGAAGCGGATAAAGCGATGATTTTAGCCATTCGCCAAGAAACTCCCCATCTTCCTTTAACGGTGGATGCTAATGGAGGATGGACATTAAAAGAAGCAATTTTGATGAGTGACTGGTTAGAAAAACAAAATGTTAAATATATAGAACAACCGTTAAATGTAGGGTATGAAGAAAATTTACCTCGTTTATATGAGCGATCGCCTTTACCGATTTTTGTCGATGAAAGTTGTTTTAATAGTGAAGATATTATCAAACTTTCTCCTTCCATTCATGGCATTAATATTAAACTGATGAAAGCAGGGGGAATAACTGAAGTGATGCGAATGATTTCTATCGCCAAAGCCTGTAAACTACAGATTATGTATGGTTGTTATTCGGATAGTAGTTTAGCCAATACTGCTATGACTCATTTAGCGACTTATGCTAATTATTTAGACCTAGATAGTCATTTAAACTTAATTGATGATCCCTTTCAAGGAGTAACCCTAAAAGACGGAAAATTAATGCTCAGTGATTTACCAGGATTAGGGGTAAACTGTAATCAGTAG
- a CDS encoding Uma2 family endonuclease has translation MYSLAKWSVEDYHKMIEAGILDNRPVELIAGEILQMSPEGPLHHYINLRIAEYLRSLLGKQAIISEAHPITLIDSEPEPDIAVVCAPSSLYFDHHPYPEDIYWLIEIADSTLSKDLGIKKTIYANAHIQEYWVIALTLKTLKVFQNPKDNDYQIKQDYQTGFISPLSSPQINFSVDTLLGK, from the coding sequence ATGTACAGTCTTGCTAAATGGTCAGTAGAAGATTATCACAAAATGATTGAAGCTGGAATTCTCGATAATCGACCCGTTGAGTTAATTGCAGGAGAAATACTACAAATGAGTCCAGAAGGTCCATTACATCACTATATTAATCTTAGGATCGCCGAGTATTTACGCTCTCTTTTAGGGAAACAAGCTATCATCAGCGAAGCTCATCCTATTACTTTAATCGACTCAGAACCTGAGCCAGATATTGCTGTCGTTTGCGCTCCTTCCTCATTATATTTTGATCACCATCCTTACCCTGAAGATATTTATTGGTTAATTGAAATTGCTGATAGTACCTTAAGCAAAGATTTAGGAATAAAAAAAACAATTTATGCTAATGCTCATATTCAAGAATACTGGGTCATTGCTCTCACTTTAAAAACCCTAAAAGTCTTCCAAAACCCTAAAGATAACGATTATCAAATCAAGCAAGATTATCAAACTGGATTTATTTCCCCTTTATCTTCTCCTCAAATTAATTTTTCAGTTGATACCCTCTTAGGAAAGTAA
- a CDS encoding universal stress protein yields MLEKILYADSGTGTTQEMLKVLMDLPAIKKASLNILHVVPPQITTDEIATKWEEGGKLIAGILDNLKLDPTHVSTMLRQGDPKDTVCQVADEINADLIIMGSRGLKRLEAILEKSVSQYVFQLTNHPMLLVKDDVYVKKIKRVMVALDKSPAAQYALDLALYLLRDYSEAELVLARVNPDIKPELLPLSKAEMENNPIVAEAATKVKRMGVPYRCAVTGGRPGEQLCQLAEDYNIDLLLLGSPDRRPSVAKALPDLDRLLGTSLSDYVRVNANCPILLARKEGI; encoded by the coding sequence ATGCTGGAAAAAATCTTATACGCTGACTCAGGAACTGGAACCACCCAAGAAATGCTTAAAGTTTTGATGGATCTTCCGGCCATTAAAAAAGCATCCCTAAATATCCTCCATGTCGTTCCTCCCCAAATTACCACCGATGAGATCGCAACTAAATGGGAAGAAGGGGGTAAATTAATTGCAGGTATCCTTGATAACCTTAAACTTGATCCCACCCATGTCTCTACCATGCTACGTCAAGGCGATCCTAAAGACACGGTGTGTCAGGTAGCCGATGAGATCAACGCAGATTTAATCATTATGGGATCACGGGGACTTAAACGCCTCGAAGCCATTTTAGAAAAATCGGTCAGTCAATACGTCTTTCAACTGACTAACCACCCTATGTTGTTAGTTAAGGATGATGTTTACGTCAAAAAGATTAAACGGGTCATGGTTGCCCTCGATAAGTCTCCTGCAGCCCAATATGCCCTAGACTTAGCCTTGTATTTATTACGAGACTATTCAGAAGCCGAATTAGTTCTAGCACGGGTGAACCCTGACATTAAACCAGAACTGCTACCCCTATCCAAAGCAGAGATGGAGAATAACCCCATTGTGGCAGAAGCAGCCACTAAAGTGAAGCGCATGGGAGTTCCCTATCGTTGTGCCGTAACCGGGGGTCGTCCTGGGGAACAACTATGTCAGTTAGCAGAGGACTACAATATCGACTTATTGTTATTGGGATCACCCGATCGCCGTCCCTCTGTGGCCAAAGCGTTACCGGATCTTGATCGACTGTTAGGAACCTCCTTATCGGATTATGTCAGGGTTAATGCCAATTGTCCCATTCTCTTGGCCCGCAAAGAAGGAATCTAA
- a CDS encoding pentapeptide repeat-containing protein: protein MANQEHLALLEKEKNWISWRKNNPQISPDLQEIDLTGKNLKQAHLCEVNLSQANLENVNLSQANLEKADLTQANLRAANLSYAYLERANLIGANLRQANLIQAHLSEANLIGTSLRNSQIQAANFSRSQLNRTNLSEAYGRNTNFCEADLSQASLYEVELQGAYFYRANLFQAQMIQGHLYHSYLYDANLQEIKGDRLDLRWSNLSKANLQGASLQGANLSYANLSYGNLEGANLQGANLRGANLIGTNLEQTNLSEANLTDTITA from the coding sequence ATGGCAAATCAAGAACATTTAGCCCTTTTAGAAAAAGAAAAAAACTGGATAAGCTGGCGTAAAAATAACCCTCAAATCAGTCCAGATTTGCAAGAGATTGATTTAACAGGAAAAAATCTTAAACAAGCTCATTTATGTGAAGTTAACCTGAGTCAAGCTAATTTAGAAAACGTAAATTTGAGCCAAGCAAACTTAGAAAAAGCCGATTTAACCCAAGCCAATTTGAGAGCAGCTAATCTCAGTTATGCCTACCTAGAACGAGCCAACCTAATTGGGGCAAATTTACGACAAGCTAACTTAATCCAAGCTCATTTATCTGAGGCTAATTTAATCGGAACGTCCCTAAGAAATAGTCAGATTCAAGCAGCAAATTTTAGTCGCAGCCAACTCAATCGTACCAATTTAAGCGAAGCTTATGGACGAAATACTAACTTTTGTGAAGCGGATCTTTCCCAAGCAAGCTTATACGAAGTTGAACTACAGGGAGCTTATTTTTACCGAGCTAATTTATTTCAAGCTCAAATGATTCAAGGGCATTTATATCATAGTTATTTATATGACGCTAACCTACAAGAAATTAAAGGCGATCGCCTCGATTTAAGATGGAGTAATTTAAGTAAAGCAAATCTACAAGGAGCCAGTTTACAAGGAGCAAACTTAAGTTATGCTAATCTGAGCTATGGGAACCTAGAAGGAGCCAACTTACAAGGGGCAAACTTGAGAGGAGCCAATTTAATCGGAACGAATCTAGAACAGACTAACTTAAGTGAGGCCAACTTAACAGACACCATCACTGCTTAA
- the cbiT gene encoding precorrin-6Y C5,15-methyltransferase subunit CbiT: protein MLWPYKTPGIPDDLFERFPGIPLSKREVRLLLISALRLKQDSVVWDIGAGTGTIPVEVGLLCPKSQIIAVERDEDVVNLIRRNCDRFGVQNVKILAGQAPECLNQLEPLPDRICLEGGRPIKEILTEVWQRLKPEGRLVATASNLENLYLISEGLAALQARNIEVVQGGVNRLETKGLYQTLAAVDPIFILSGEKF from the coding sequence ATGCTCTGGCCCTATAAAACTCCTGGTATTCCCGACGATCTTTTTGAGCGGTTTCCAGGAATTCCCCTCAGTAAACGAGAAGTCCGTTTACTGCTCATTTCAGCCTTAAGATTGAAACAAGACTCGGTGGTGTGGGATATTGGGGCAGGAACAGGAACCATTCCCGTTGAAGTAGGCTTATTATGCCCCAAGAGTCAAATCATTGCCGTTGAACGAGATGAAGATGTCGTTAATCTTATTCGTCGTAACTGCGATCGCTTTGGGGTACAAAACGTAAAAATACTGGCAGGGCAGGCACCGGAATGTCTTAACCAACTAGAACCCTTGCCCGATCGCATTTGCCTCGAAGGAGGACGACCCATCAAGGAGATTTTAACGGAAGTTTGGCAACGATTAAAGCCCGAAGGACGGCTAGTGGCCACTGCTTCTAACCTAGAAAACCTTTATCTTATTTCAGAGGGGTTAGCAGCCCTACAAGCACGGAATATAGAGGTGGTTCAAGGGGGGGTGAACCGCCTAGAAACCAAAGGACTCTATCAAACCCTAGCGGCCGTCGATCCCATTTTTATTCTCAGTGGTGAAAAATTTTAA
- a CDS encoding prevent-host-death protein has protein sequence MNSNNIQYVSDEQGQTVAVIVPIEVWREIESEKETAYLLKSPKMKQRLLEAKNRQDGITLEEVCEKLGI, from the coding sequence ATGAACTCAAATAATATTCAGTATGTATCAGACGAACAAGGACAAACCGTTGCGGTTATTGTTCCTATTGAAGTATGGCGTGAGATAGAATCAGAAAAAGAAACCGCTTACTTATTGAAAAGTCCAAAGATGAAACAGCGTCTTTTAGAAGCTAAAAACCGTCAAGATGGTATAACATTAGAGGAAGTCTGTGAAAAACTTGGAATTTGA
- a CDS encoding DUF29 domain-containing protein, which produces MTPNVNIDKATLYEEDFCLWLETTAELLKNRQLENLDYDNLIEEIETMGRSERNSLKSNLVVVLMHLLKYKYQPQKRSKSWLSSIFEHRRRLIEAFKTSPSLKRYYQKVFDECYQYAVRQASIETGLPLEKFPNTSPFTTEETIDFDFLPQDN; this is translated from the coding sequence ATGACACCGAATGTAAATATAGATAAGGCAACTCTGTATGAAGAGGATTTTTGTTTATGGTTAGAAACAACAGCAGAGTTATTAAAAAATCGTCAACTTGAGAACTTAGATTATGATAATTTAATTGAAGAAATAGAAACAATGGGAAGAAGTGAAAGAAACTCCCTCAAAAGTAATCTAGTTGTGGTCTTAATGCACTTATTGAAGTATAAATATCAACCTCAAAAACGTTCAAAAAGTTGGTTATCTTCTATTTTTGAACATCGCCGTCGTTTAATTGAAGCATTCAAAACGAGTCCAAGTTTAAAACGTTATTATCAGAAGGTTTTTGATGAATGTTATCAATATGCAGTGAGACAAGCCAGTATAGAAACAGGTTTACCGCTTGAAAAATTTCCCAATACAAGTCCTTTTACCACAGAAGAAACTATAGATTTTGATTTCTTACCACAGGATAATTAA
- a CDS encoding phosphatidate cytidylyltransferase encodes MPWTRIITAIVAIVFALGMLIIGGWYFTLGLCVIVFLGQLEYFQLVRAKGIAPAAKTTLVVSQILLISSAIASPLTDALFPLTGALICFYLLFQPKPATIADISTSVLGLFYGGYLPSYWVRLRVGFAHTAPTVNVASINLPLMGYWPESWNEPKLFPPALTVTCLAFGCIWAADIGAYIMGKWLGRTRLSDISPKKTVEGAFFGLLGSILIGEIGAWYLEWPYWYVTGMILGVLIGIVSLLGDLTESMMKRDAGVKDSGQLIPGHGGILDRTDSYVFTAPLVYYFVTLLLPLLQ; translated from the coding sequence ATGCCTTGGACTCGAATTATCACGGCCATTGTCGCCATTGTCTTTGCCTTAGGGATGTTAATTATTGGGGGATGGTACTTCACCCTCGGACTTTGTGTGATCGTTTTTTTAGGACAACTGGAGTATTTTCAATTAGTTCGGGCCAAAGGGATCGCCCCTGCCGCTAAAACAACTCTAGTCGTCTCTCAAATACTCCTGATCAGTTCGGCGATCGCCTCACCCCTAACGGATGCTTTATTCCCCTTAACGGGGGCGTTAATTTGTTTTTACCTCTTATTTCAACCCAAACCAGCCACCATCGCCGATATTTCTACCTCAGTATTAGGGTTATTTTATGGCGGATATTTACCCAGTTATTGGGTAAGATTACGGGTAGGTTTTGCCCATACTGCCCCTACCGTTAATGTCGCCAGTATTAATTTACCCCTTATGGGTTACTGGCCTGAGTCTTGGAACGAACCGAAATTATTTCCGCCAGCTTTAACTGTCACCTGTTTAGCCTTTGGTTGTATTTGGGCTGCCGATATCGGGGCTTATATTATGGGGAAATGGTTAGGGAGAACCCGCTTATCTGATATTAGCCCTAAAAAAACAGTGGAAGGGGCGTTTTTCGGGTTGTTGGGAAGTATTCTCATTGGAGAAATCGGGGCTTGGTATTTAGAATGGCCCTATTGGTATGTGACCGGAATGATTTTAGGGGTATTAATTGGTATTGTTAGTTTATTGGGTGATCTGACTGAATCAATGATGAAACGGGATGCCGGAGTTAAAGATTCGGGTCAATTAATTCCTGGACACGGCGGTATTTTAGATCGAACAGATAGTTATGTTTTTACTGCCCCATTAGTCTATTATTTTGTTACTTTATTGTTGCCTTTGTTGCAATAA
- a CDS encoding PEP-CTERM sorting domain-containing protein (PEP-CTERM proteins occur, often in large numbers, in the proteomes of bacteria that also encode an exosortase, a predicted intramembrane cysteine proteinase. The presence of a PEP-CTERM domain at a protein's C-terminus predicts cleavage within the sorting domain, followed by covalent anchoring to some some component of the (usually Gram-negative) cell surface. Many PEP-CTERM proteins exhibit an unusual sequence composition that includes large numbers of potential glycosylation sites. Expression of one such protein has been shown restore the ability of a bacterium to form floc, a type of biofilm.), with the protein MGQPLLLQANEIYAVTGNFPGEASALAFTTWTLDAPATEPVSVPEPSIIIGLGMLTTFGISTGFKRKLSKAKKK; encoded by the coding sequence GTGGGACAACCTCTGTTGCTACAAGCGAATGAAATCTATGCCGTTACCGGCAACTTTCCAGGTGAAGCCAGTGCTTTAGCTTTTACGACTTGGACATTAGATGCACCAGCGACAGAACCTGTTTCTGTACCAGAACCTTCAATTATTATTGGATTGGGGATGTTAACAACATTTGGTATCAGTACAGGCTTCAAACGTAAATTAAGTAAAGCTAAGAAGAAATAA
- a CDS encoding sulfotransferase domain-containing protein, producing MNRKKPSYYDHDGFLMPIGFPIEGFISALRYQAQPSDVFLVTYPKCGTTWTQYILWLMQHQGEPLSPSEKLEDYIPHLEEIGKETIEKLRQPRVIKTHFPRQLTPYHPAAKYIYVARNPFDCVVSFYHHTRGFIQHYNFADGTFDDFFECFIRGEVDFGDYFDHLLPWYEYRDEENVLFLTYENMKADLRPIIIKIANFLGGDYLNCIENEEIINKIIVNSSLKSMKKDQQRWSSKRPKNMPPFVRKGKVGSWKDYFSLKQQQRLTEKFKIRTAGTALETLWPKIFKT from the coding sequence ATGAATAGAAAAAAACCGAGTTATTACGATCATGATGGATTTTTGATGCCGATAGGATTTCCCATTGAAGGGTTTATATCTGCACTACGATATCAAGCGCAACCTTCAGATGTTTTTCTCGTAACCTATCCTAAATGTGGTACAACTTGGACACAATATATTCTTTGGTTGATGCAACATCAAGGAGAACCTTTATCTCCATCAGAAAAACTAGAAGATTATATCCCCCATTTAGAAGAAATAGGAAAAGAAACCATAGAAAAGTTACGTCAACCAAGGGTTATTAAAACCCATTTTCCCCGTCAGTTAACCCCTTATCATCCAGCAGCTAAGTATATTTATGTTGCGAGAAATCCTTTTGATTGTGTGGTTTCATTTTATCATCATACTAGGGGTTTTATTCAACATTATAATTTTGCCGATGGAACCTTTGATGATTTTTTTGAATGCTTTATACGGGGAGAAGTTGATTTTGGAGACTATTTTGATCATTTACTTCCTTGGTATGAATATAGAGATGAGGAAAATGTTTTATTTTTAACCTATGAAAATATGAAAGCTGACCTTAGACCAATTATTATAAAAATAGCTAATTTTCTAGGAGGTGATTACTTAAACTGTATCGAAAATGAGGAAATTATTAACAAGATTATTGTGAATAGTTCATTGAAAAGCATGAAAAAAGATCAGCAACGTTGGTCTAGTAAACGGCCTAAAAATATGCCTCCTTTTGTTCGTAAAGGAAAAGTCGGTTCCTGGAAAGATTACTTTTCACTTAAACAGCAACAAAGATTAACAGAAAAATTTAAAATTCGGACGGCTGGCACTGCTTTAGAAACATTATGGCCAAAGATATTTAAAACCTAA
- a CDS encoding prevent-host-death protein codes for MNLTDIQYVSNEQGQTVAVIVPIEIWREIESEKETAYLLKSPKNAERLNTAIQELRNGQGIERDLIEE; via the coding sequence ATGAACTTAACCGATATTCAGTATGTATCAAACGAACAAGGACAAACCGTTGCGGTTATTGTTCCTATTGAAATATGGCGTGAGATAGAATCAGAAAAAGAAACCGCTTATTTATTAAAAAGTCCGAAAAATGCAGAAAGATTAAACACAGCAATACAAGAACTAAGAAATGGACAAGGAATAGAAAGAGACTTAATTGAAGAATGA
- a CDS encoding Txe/YoeB family addiction module toxin has product MKNLEFDADAFEDLAWWVKHDRKQALKIMKLIQEVQRNPFEGISKPEKLKHDLSGCWSRRINQEHRLVYQVLDHKIRILACRYHY; this is encoded by the coding sequence GTGAAAAACTTGGAATTTGATGCTGATGCTTTTGAAGACTTAGCTTGGTGGGTTAAACATGATCGTAAACAAGCTTTAAAGATTATGAAACTTATACAAGAAGTCCAACGTAACCCCTTTGAAGGTATTAGCAAACCTGAAAAATTAAAACATGATTTATCAGGTTGTTGGTCAAGAAGAATTAATCAAGAACACCGTTTAGTTTACCAAGTTTTAGATCATAAGATCAGAATTCTTGCTTGTCGATATCATTATTGA
- the psaM gene encoding photosystem I reaction center subunit XII has protein sequence MLSDTQVLVALVIALVPGILAFRLATELYK, from the coding sequence ATGTTATCTGATACCCAAGTGTTAGTTGCGTTAGTTATTGCCTTAGTTCCTGGGATTCTTGCTTTTCGCTTAGCCACGGAACTTTATAAGTAA
- a CDS encoding Txe/YoeB family addiction module toxin gives MILKWSEQGWEDYLYWQQTDKKIIKRINKLIEDIKRDPFDGLGNPEPLKYNWSGFWSRRIDQEHRLVYAVENNEILIAQCRYHY, from the coding sequence ATGATTTTAAAATGGTCAGAACAAGGTTGGGAAGATTATTTATATTGGCAACAAACCGATAAAAAAATAATCAAACGTATCAATAAATTAATTGAAGACATTAAACGTGATCCTTTTGATGGACTGGGGAACCCTGAACCGTTAAAATATAATTGGTCTGGGTTTTGGTCACGTCGTATTGATCAAGAACATCGTTTAGTTTATGCTGTAGAAAATAATGAAATTCTGATCGCTCAATGTCGATATCATTATTGA
- a CDS encoding DUF2887 domain-containing protein, with the protein MKTDTIFYRLFQSFPSIFFELIQFPATEANSYCFDSVEIKQLSFRIDGVFLPKNNNLNTPIYFCKVQFQKDDNFYGRFFAEIFLYLSKTNLTNDWRGVIIYPNRQVEGRQEGREEGRLDKALETVPRLLALGLTVEQVAEALELDIEQVRNIQKKEGF; encoded by the coding sequence ATGAAAACAGATACTATTTTTTACCGTCTCTTTCAATCTTTTCCCTCTATTTTCTTTGAGTTGATTCAATTTCCTGCAACCGAAGCAAACAGCTATTGTTTTGACTCGGTAGAGATTAAACAATTATCCTTTCGCATTGATGGAGTATTCTTACCAAAAAATAATAATCTTAATACACCGATTTATTTCTGTAAAGTACAGTTTCAAAAAGACGATAACTTTTATGGTCGCTTTTTTGCAGAAATCTTCTTATATCTGAGTAAAACTAATTTAACTAATGATTGGCGTGGGGTAATTATTTATCCTAACCGTCAAGTAGAAGGTCGCCAGGAAGGTCGTGAGGAGGGAAGACTTGACAAAGCATTAGAAACTGTTCCCCGTTTGTTAGCATTGGGTTTAACAGTTGAACAGGTGGCCGAAGCTTTAGAGTTAGACATTGAACAGGTGAGAAATATACAAAAAAAAGAAGGTTTTTAA
- a CDS encoding Mut7-C RNAse domain-containing protein, with amino-acid sequence MVELYPVNFRFYGSLNDFLPTQQKQQSFTYWVKGNPSIKDTIEAVGIPHPEVELILNNGNIIDFSYGIKKEDYITVYPHFFSLPINQETLRETLEIKRFILDVHLGKLAKQMRLLGFDVIYENNYSDETLADISHQQQRYLLTRDIALLKRSKVIYGYWVRGKKTESQLIEVLNRFELYSEITPFKRCMRCNGLITPVHKENIKEQLEPLTQEHYHEFYQCTECEQVYWKGSHYPKLEKFISKLTSRTSENVSSVLGVRRSELEFF; translated from the coding sequence ATGGTTGAATTATATCCTGTCAATTTTAGATTTTATGGTTCGTTAAATGATTTTTTACCGACTCAGCAAAAACAACAATCTTTTACTTATTGGGTAAAAGGAAATCCTTCTATTAAAGATACCATTGAAGCAGTTGGAATTCCTCATCCTGAAGTTGAATTAATATTAAATAATGGCAATATCATCGATTTTTCTTACGGGATCAAAAAAGAGGATTATATTACTGTATATCCTCATTTTTTCTCTTTACCTATCAACCAAGAAACATTACGAGAAACTTTAGAAATAAAACGATTTATCTTAGATGTTCATTTAGGCAAATTAGCCAAACAGATGAGATTATTAGGCTTTGATGTCATTTATGAAAATAATTATTCTGATGAAACTCTAGCAGACATTTCTCATCAACAACAACGTTATTTATTGACTCGTGATATTGCTTTATTGAAACGTTCTAAAGTAATTTATGGTTATTGGGTACGGGGCAAAAAGACCGAATCACAATTAATTGAAGTTCTCAATCGATTTGAATTATACTCAGAAATAACGCCTTTTAAACGTTGTATGCGATGTAATGGTTTAATTACTCCAGTGCATAAAGAAAACATAAAAGAACAGTTAGAACCGTTAACACAAGAACATTATCATGAATTCTATCAATGTACTGAATGTGAACAAGTTTATTGGAAAGGTTCCCATTATCCTAAATTAGAGAAATTTATTAGCAAACTAACATCTCGCACCTCTGAGAACGTGAGTTCGGTGTTAGGAGTTCGGCGGTCGGAGTTAGAATTTTTTTAA